In Jatrophihabitans endophyticus, one DNA window encodes the following:
- a CDS encoding carbohydrate kinase family protein translates to MSETGPYDLLVLAELNADVVVACDGPVRFGQVEQLVDHATITLGSSGAITAAAASALGLRVALCAVVGDDEPGRAAVDLLAATGVDATAVVRRPGRRTGMTVVLTRPDGDRALLTFAGTMADLGAADVPGDLLAAARHVHVSSVYLQSALRPGLPDLLARARSGGATTSLDPGWDPQERWDAVHPVLPHLDVVLPNAAECVAIAHSLHAAAGGDGPPPVDPVVAAATLQAHGPAVALKLGAAGAALVSARGLHRVAGRPVTPLDTTGAGDNFDAGFLSARLAGHADAEALARAVACGTLSLAGWGGTGALPSAAEADALAADLAPDIITEIARAPQENRR, encoded by the coding sequence GTGAGCGAGACCGGGCCGTACGACCTGCTCGTCCTCGCCGAGCTCAACGCCGACGTGGTCGTGGCGTGCGACGGCCCGGTCCGGTTCGGCCAGGTCGAGCAGCTCGTCGACCACGCGACGATCACGCTGGGCAGCTCCGGCGCCATCACGGCCGCCGCCGCGAGCGCCCTCGGGCTGCGGGTGGCGCTGTGCGCGGTCGTCGGCGACGACGAGCCGGGCCGCGCGGCGGTCGACCTGCTGGCCGCCACCGGGGTCGACGCCACCGCCGTCGTCCGCCGGCCCGGCCGCCGCACCGGCATGACCGTGGTGCTCACCCGCCCCGACGGCGACCGCGCGCTGCTCACCTTCGCCGGCACCATGGCCGACCTCGGGGCCGCGGACGTCCCGGGCGACCTGCTCGCCGCTGCCCGGCACGTGCACGTCAGCTCGGTCTACCTGCAGTCGGCGCTGCGCCCCGGCCTGCCCGACCTGCTGGCTCGCGCCCGCAGCGGCGGCGCCACGACGTCGCTCGACCCCGGTTGGGACCCGCAGGAGCGCTGGGACGCCGTGCACCCCGTCCTGCCGCACCTCGACGTCGTGCTGCCGAACGCGGCCGAGTGCGTCGCCATCGCCCACTCGCTGCACGCGGCGGCGGGAGGCGACGGCCCGCCGCCGGTCGACCCGGTGGTCGCCGCCGCGACGCTGCAAGCCCACGGCCCGGCGGTCGCGCTCAAGCTCGGCGCGGCCGGTGCCGCGCTGGTGTCCGCCCGCGGGCTGCACCGCGTGGCCGGGCGGCCGGTCACCCCGCTCGACACCACGGGCGCCGGCGACAACTTCGACGCCGGGTTCCTGTCGGCCCGGCTGGCCGGGCACGCGGACGCCGAAGCCCTCGCGCGCGCCGTCGCGTGCGGCACGCTCTCGCTCGCCGGCTGGGGCGGCACCGGCGCGCTGCCGTCGGCCGCCGAGGCCGACGCCCTGGCCGCCGACCTCGCTCCCGACATCATCACCGAGATCGCCCGAGCACCACAGGAGAACCGTCGATGA
- a CDS encoding ABC transporter substrate-binding protein yields the protein MTVTRRHFLSGALGSAALLGLGACSSVHSGSDDTASAAAKPKSGSNGAKATLGKVSGTLTFAFWGGSTGETAGFTYAKQKFEAANPGATIKLKIAPYDSFFSGIDRGIQSGNAPDIFRVDYTTIGKYSKAGALLDVSPYFSDAEIAEFLPALWKAITYDGTPYGIPHQTDTTCVVYSKKAFADAGITSVPDSLQSAWTWDEFSAVCTKLRSSLPANKFPFAYDWTQAGAFRWLSWLYQAGGTLLSPDLGKCALPSSAGTKALDFTKSFFDKKWVPANNTIKTSVYSDNFFLNQTVPMTFVGDFLVPELAAPKTGYKGGDWGATYMPRDTGAASDLGGNAIVALKTTKNPDLAGAFLRFLASEEIMKYFCEQAVELPTLKSLADSSLQYAYRPDVVKVCAEQATTITDTVVKESTISSFATINTVLQDQLEQAFHGQSTAATLGGIATKVDQAL from the coding sequence ATGACCGTCACCCGTCGCCACTTCCTCTCCGGTGCGCTCGGCAGCGCCGCCCTGCTCGGACTGGGGGCCTGCAGCTCGGTCCACAGCGGCTCGGACGACACGGCGAGCGCCGCGGCGAAGCCCAAGAGCGGCTCGAACGGGGCCAAGGCCACGCTGGGCAAGGTGAGCGGCACGCTGACGTTCGCGTTCTGGGGCGGCAGCACCGGCGAGACCGCGGGGTTCACGTACGCGAAACAGAAGTTCGAGGCCGCGAACCCGGGCGCCACGATCAAGCTCAAGATCGCGCCGTACGACAGCTTCTTCTCCGGCATCGACCGCGGCATCCAGTCCGGCAACGCCCCCGACATCTTCCGGGTCGACTACACCACCATCGGCAAGTACTCCAAGGCCGGCGCGCTGCTCGACGTCTCGCCCTACTTCAGCGACGCCGAGATCGCCGAGTTCCTGCCCGCGCTGTGGAAGGCGATCACGTACGACGGCACGCCCTACGGCATCCCGCACCAGACCGACACGACGTGCGTCGTCTACAGCAAGAAGGCGTTCGCCGACGCCGGCATCACCTCGGTGCCCGACTCGCTGCAGAGCGCCTGGACGTGGGACGAGTTCTCGGCGGTCTGCACCAAGCTGCGGTCGTCGCTGCCGGCCAACAAGTTCCCCTTCGCCTACGACTGGACGCAGGCCGGCGCCTTCCGCTGGCTGTCCTGGCTGTACCAGGCCGGCGGCACGCTGCTCAGCCCCGATCTCGGCAAGTGCGCGCTGCCCAGCAGCGCCGGCACCAAGGCGCTCGACTTCACCAAGAGCTTTTTCGATAAGAAGTGGGTGCCGGCGAACAACACCATCAAGACGAGCGTGTACTCCGACAACTTCTTCCTCAACCAGACGGTGCCGATGACGTTCGTCGGGGACTTCCTCGTTCCCGAGCTCGCCGCGCCGAAGACCGGTTACAAGGGTGGCGACTGGGGCGCCACGTACATGCCACGCGACACCGGCGCGGCCTCCGACCTCGGCGGCAACGCCATCGTCGCGTTGAAGACGACGAAGAACCCCGACCTGGCCGGCGCGTTCCTGCGTTTCCTCGCCAGCGAGGAGATCATGAAGTACTTCTGCGAGCAGGCCGTCGAGCTCCCGACCCTGAAATCGCTCGCCGACAGCTCGTTGCAGTACGCCTACCGCCCCGACGTCGTGAAGGTGTGCGCCGAGCAGGCGACGACCATCACCGACACGGTGGTGAAGGAGTCCACGATCTCGTCCTTCGCCACGATCAACACCGTGCTGCAGGACCAGCTCGAACAGGCGTTCCACGGCCAGTCGACCGCGGCCACGCTCGGCGGCATCGCGACGAAGGTCGACCAGGCGCTCTGA